The following is a genomic window from uncultured Propionivibrio sp..
ATTCAGCTCCGGATTGCGCGCACGGTTCCTTACGAAAATGTGGCGCAGTTAATGTCTGAAGCCGCGCGACGCGGTGTAACGCGCATTGGCTTCGTAACCGAGCCTGATCCGGGACGCTGATTACGACGGGAGGGAAACTTAGCGCGACGCGTTGGTGTCCGGGGGCGTTGCGTTTTCCATCCGGGCGACGCGTTCTTCAAGCGCGCTCAGCTTTTCACGCGTGCGTTGCAGTACCTGGGCCTGAATGTCGAATTCTTCGCGGGTGACGAGGTCGAGCCGGGAAAAAAATCCGGAGAGCAATGCCCGGACGTTTTTCTCGATATCGGCGGCCGGTGTGGCGGCGGCGATGGCGCTCAGTTTGGCGCTGAGTTCCTCAAAAATTTTCGGGTCGAGCATGGTGGCCTCGGTGTCGGGGTTTTTCCGCAAGTCTAGCACAGCGGAATGGGGTGCTCGCCGGCACTGCCTTGGTGCGAGTTCGCGATGAAATTGCGCCAGCGCTGTGCAATTCATCAAGGCGGTTTCTTGTTGCTTGTTGTAAGCATATAATTCATAAAAGATTTTTTGTATGGCACGCCATGTGCTAGTACGTCCTTGTCTCGCGTTTGTATGTTCAACACCATTCAAGGAGTCATTCATGAAAAAGATCCTGCTCGCAACCCTCCTGGCTTCGGCATTCTCGGTTCCTGCGCTCGCTCAAACAGCGGCGGCCCCTGAAGCGACGCCCTCGCCCCTGACCGGGAATCTTGGCCTGTTCTCGACCTACCGGTTTCGCGGCATCGACCAGACCAACGCTCGCCCGGCGCTTCAAGGCGGTTTCGACTACGCGCACTCCAGCGGTTTCTACGTCGGTAACTGGAACTCGAACGTGCAGTCCGGCGCGGGGTATCCGGGCGCTAATCTCGAAATGGACTTCTATGGCGGTTACAAGACCAGCTTCGGTGACTTTGGCGTCGATGTTGGTGCCCTGTACTACTACTACCCGGGCAGCGATTCAGCCTCCGGACGTACTGGTGCGCCGACCAACAACCGCACCAACAAAGTCGCAACCGGTGCCGTCAATAACAAGGAACTCTATATCGCCGGTAGCTGGAAGACGGTTAGCCTGAAGTACTCGCAAGCCATCGGTGACTATTTCTCGACGCCCGATACCAAGAACAGCAGCTACCTCGACCTGACCGGAACCTATGATCTGGGCGAAGGCTGGGGGCTGGTTGGCCACGTCGGCCACCTGAATTTCAAGAACATGAACAACGCCAACTACACCGACTGGAAACTCGGTGTGACCAAGGATTATTCGGGTTGGCTGGTTGGCGCTTCGTATATCGCGACTGATGCCAAGGGCGATTGCAGCAAGAGCGAGTTCTATTGCCTGTCCAACTCGAACGGAACGTCGTCGCGCAACGCTGGTAAGGCGACCGCCGTGTTGTCCGTCAGCCGGACCTTCTAACGTCGGCATAGGAGACTTCATCGTGAAAATGATTACAGCCATCATCAAGCCGTTCAAGCTTGATGAAGTCCGTGAGGCGCTTTCAGTGGTTGGTGTGAACGGAATCACGGTCACCGAGGTCAAGGGCTTTGGCCGTCAGAAAGGGCACACCGAGTTGTATCGCGGTGCCGAGTACGTCGTCGATTTTCTGCCCAAGGTGAAAGTCGAGGCAGCCATCGAGGACTCGATCCTCGACCAGGCGATCGAGGCGATCGAGAAATCGGCAAATACCGGCAAGATCGGCGACGGCAAGATCTTTGTCTTCGACCTTGAGCAGGTTGTCCGCATTCGTACCGGCGAAACCGGTGAGGCCGCGCTGTAAGCCCATGTAAATTCTAGGAGCAAATCATGAAAAAACTGCTTGCCGTGCTGGCGTTTGTCAGCGCGCTGGGACTCTTCACGTCCGCATTTGCGGCCGACACGGCGGCGCCAGCTGCCGCCACCGCCGTCACAGCCACTGCAGCCGCGCCGGCGGCGGCTGCCGCGGCGCCCGCCCCCATCGTCAATAAAGGTGACAACGCCTGGGTTCTGGTTAGTGCGGCGCTCGTCATCCTGATGTCGATTCCGGGCCTGGCCCTGTTCTACGGTGGTCTCGTCCGTTCGAAGAACATGCTGTCGGTGTTGATGCAGGTGTTCGTCACCTTCTCGCTGATCAGTGTGCTATGGGTGGTGTATGGCTACTCGCTGTCCTTCACCGAAGGCGGGAGTTTCCTTGGCACGCTGGACAAGCTGTTCCTGAAGGGCGTTACCGTCGATTCGATTGCGGCGACCTTCACCAAAGGAGTCGGTATTTCCGAATTGGCCTATGTGGTTTTCCAGGGCGCTTTCGCGGCAATCACCTGCGGTCTGATCGTCGGCGCCTTTGCTGAACGTGCCAAGTTCTCCGCCGTGCTGGTGTTCATGGTGCTGTGGTTTACCTTCTCGTATCTGCCGATGGCGCACATGGTTTGGTACTGGGCGGGTCCGGATGCCTACATTGATGCAGCCGCTGGCGAAGCCGCAGGAAAGACGGCCGGTTTCCTCTTCCAGAAAGGCGCGCTCGATTTCGCTGGCGGCACGGTGGTTCACATCAATGCCGCGGTCGCCGGTCTGGTCGGTGCCTACCTGATGGGCAAGCGGATTGGTTACGGACGTGAGTCGATGGCGCCGCATGGCCTGACCTTCACCATGATTGGTGCATCGCTGTTGTGGTTCGGCTGGTTCGGTTTCAACGCCGGTTCGGCGCTCGAAGCCTCCGGTGGCGCAGCGCTGGCGATGGTTAACACCTGGGTGGCAACGGCTGCGGCGGCGATGTCCTGGATGCTGGCTGAATGGATGCTCAAGGGCAAGCCCTCAATGCTGGGTGCCGCTTCCGGTGCGGTGGCCGGACTGGTCGCGATCACGCCGGCAGCCGGTTTCGTCGGCGTCGTTGGTGCCATCGTCATCGGTCTGCTGGCCGGGGTCATCTGCCTCTGGGGTGTCAATGGTCTCAAGCGACTGCTTGGTGCCGACGATTCGCTCGACGTATTCGGAGTGCATGGCGTCGGTGGCATCCTGGGTTCGATCCTGACCGGTGTCTTCTGTGCGCCTTCGCTCGGCGGTACGGGTGTGTATGACTACGTAGCCAATGCCGTTGGCGAATACGACATGGTGGCGCAGGTGATCAGCCAGTGCTGGGGTGTCGGCACGGCGATCGTCTGGTCTGGCGTGGTTTCCGTCATTGCCTACAAGCTGGTGGATATGTTCATCGGCCTGCGTGTTCCCGAAGAAGAAGAGCGTGAAGGTCTCGACGTCACCTCGCATGGCGAATCGGCATACAAGTTCTGATTCCTCCCTCTGTGCTGCAACTCTTCTTGGGCGCCCTTGTGGCGCCCTTTTTTATTTTGTGTACCGCTATTCCAACGGGATCGATCCTTGGCTATGATGCATCTCAGGAAGGCAGAGAAAAAGCGATTGCCGGTGCTATATTGACCGTGTGTCTGATTTTTTCCGGGGATGGTCACGATGAAAAAAACAACGAAAGAGGCTAATAAAGAACAGGCGCTTCTGCTGGAGCAAGTTAATGAGATTGCTCGGGGTCTTGGGGAGACGTTTGCGCCATTTTGCGAAGTCGTCGTGCATGATCTGCTGCACCCGGACCATGCCATTCTGGCGATTTACAACAATTTGTCGGGGCGCGATGTCGGATCCCCAGCGACAGAACTGGGAATGGCCCGGGTCACCGATCCGGAGTTTCCGCAAATCGTCTCCAATTATGCCAACCAATTGCCGGACGGTCGTCAGATCAAGAGCACCTCGATCGGCATAAAGGACTCGCGCGGACGCTATATTGCGGCGCTATGTCTGAATGTGGATCTGTCGCTGTTCCGCGGATTGCAGAATGTGCTTGAGCAATTCGGCATGATTGGTGCCTTGCTCAATATCAATGAATCGATCCGACCGGGAGCCAGTTCTCTTGGGCAGGTGCGCGTCGATCCCATCCGGATACAGCCGGTAGGCGGCGGGTCGGAGACGATCTGTGCAAGAATCGATCAGTTCGCCGCCCTGCATTCGACCACGCCGCGTGCGCTCAAATCGGCGCAACGGCGGGCATTGGTGCGGGAACTGAAGAGCGCAGGTTTTCTCAATATCCGGAAGTCAATGGAAACCGTCGCGCAGTATCTGGGAGTTTCCAGGGCGACCGTCTATAACGACGCGCGGTAAGCCGCAGTCCGGTTTCAGTCGAAGTAGCTGCGCGCCGCTTCGAAGCGCGCAGCGAAATAGCTGGCACTCAAGCGGTCGATGCGCACCCGTCCTGTGCTTGAGGGTGCGTGAACGAATCGGTCATCGCCAATGTAGACGCCGACGTGAGAAAACGGGGCGTTGCGGGTGTTGAAAAAGACGAGATCGCCCGGGCGCAAGCGGCTCTTTTCCACGGGCAGGCCCTTGCGCGCGATTTCCGCGGCGTTGCCGGTTACTTTCAGTCCCGTCGCCTGGTTGAAAATGTAGGAAACCATGCCGCTGCAATCGAGTCCCGCTTCGGGGTTCTTTCCACCGAAGCGGTAGCCCGTGTCGATCAGGCCGAGGGCGAAGAGCACGACCTCGTTGCTCTTCGCGGTGGACTGCCGTTCGGGCGCCGTCTGCGAGGCCGCCGGACGTTCGGCAACAGGGGGGACGCTACCGCACGCGGCGACGATCAGTGTTGCCAGTAGAATCCAGTGGCGTCGGTTCTGCATCGCGTCAGTATAAGCCAACAGCAATTCTCCTGGGCGCCCTCATCTGAAAACAGGCTCAGACGCCGTTGGCCCTGAACCACGCCAACAAACGCCTCCAGCCGTCCTCTGCCGCTTCCTTGCGGTAGCTTGGGCGGTAATCGGCATGAAAGGCGTGCGGTGCGTCGTCATATATGACGATTGACGATGCCTTGCTGGCAGCCGTTCCTCTGGCGAGTACGCCGCGCATGGCTGCGACGGTATCGAGCGGGATACCTTGATCCTGTCCGCCATAAAGGCCAAGTACAGGGCCGTGAAGGGCTGCGCCGACATCAATCGGGTGCTCAGGCGTCAAGGCACTCTTGTCTCCGACGATGCGTCCGTACCAGGCCACGCCGGCGCGAATTTTCGGGTTGTGTGCCGCATAGAGCCAGGCAATGCGCCCGCCCCAGCAGAAGCCGGTGATGCCAAGACGTGCGCCGTCGCCCTCGTTGCGTTCGGCCCAGACGGCACAGGCGTCGAGATCGCTCAGAACCTGAGTGTCAGGGACCTTGCTGACGACTTGACTCATGAGTTCCTGCACGTTGGAAAATTGACGCGGATCGCCTTGTCGGGCATACAGTTCCGGCGCGATGGCGAGATAACCCTGCTTGGCCAGACGGCGACACACATCCTTGATGTGTTCATGAACGCCGAAGATCTCCTGGATCACGAGAATAGTCGGGAATTTCATGCCGGTTGCGGGGCGGGCGACGTAGGCCGGCAACTCTCCGTCAGCGACGGGAATTCTCGTTTCGCCGCAACTCAATCCGGTTGTGTCGGTATGGATGACCGTTTGCGCCATGATGGGCTGCACCGAGAGTGCAAAGCCTGCGCCGAGGGCAGAAACAACGAAACTACGCCGCGTAAAGGAGACGGAAGGAACAAGGCTATCGAATTCAGGGCTGGGGCCTTTGGCGTCGCTCATGAAAATTCTCCTGGAAAAATGAGGAAAAGTTCCTCGGCGGAGGTTGACACGAGAAACCAGAATCAATTCCTTATGCCGTTCAGAACGTGTTGGTTTGGGCCGGCATCGCGCCCCGCCTTTCCGCCCGGTTGAGACGGTTTGCAATGAAAGGTCTCTTGCGGCTTTGCAGGAGATGACCGAAAACCAGCGCCTTCTGAGGTGGTTATGAAACTATCTACCCGTCTTGGTCTTGTGGTCGGCCTTGCCGCCCTGGGAACCCTCATTCTTGTCCTTGTGGCCCTGCAAGTCCTGCGCATGACGATGCTTGAGGATCGTCGCGTGCAAATTACCCAAACACTCAATCTTGCCAGCAAGCAGGTGGACTACTTCATCGCGATGGAACAGAACGGAACTCTGTCGCGGGAAGAGGCGCAAGCGCGTGCCAAGGAGGCTGCGTTCGGTCTGCGAGACGGAAATGATTATGTGTTCGTTCGGGACTTTGTCGGTACTCTGCTTGTTCATCCGGATCCGAAGAGAGTCGGGAAAGTCGACATGGGCAGCAAGGTGCCGGACGGGCGCACAACTTTGCAAGTCTATTTGGACGGACTGAAGAATCAAAATCCCGCTTTGGTTGAAATCCTGACAGCGAAGCCCGGTACCAGTGAGCCTGTGCCGAAACTCAATGGTGTTGCGAAAGTTCCGGCGTGGGACTGGATGATCGGATATGGCCTTTTCATAGACGATATTGACGCAGCGTATCGCAAGAATGCGATCTACTTTGGTCTGATCGGGTGTGCGGTCTTTGTTACCGTGGTCGTGGTCGCATTGATCATGGCGAGACGCATCTACGGCGCTCTGGGGGGGGAGCCTGAATATGCGGCCGAGATGGCCAGGGCAATTGCGGAGGGTGATCTGTCGCAACGGATCGAATGCACAGGGGCTTCCGGAAGTCTGATGTCATCCATAGGAATGATGCAGAAAAGCCTCCACGGCATTATTCAGGCAATCAAGAAAAATGCGGATCGGGTTGGCGAGGCCTCCGTCAGCCTGACATGCCAGATGGGGCAGGTCAATTCCGCTTCCCTCCAATCCTTGGATGCGATCACGGCAACCGCCGCCGCGATCGAGGAGATCGCAGTCAGCGTGAACCATATCTCGCAAAGTGCCAAGGAAACGGAGGTCAATGCCGTCAACGCGACCCAATTGGCATTGGATGGGGAATCGCTTGTCAATAACGCCAGTGAGGAATTCCAGCGCGCGGCGAAACAGGTCGACGATGCGTCGGCGATGATTGGCGGTTTGGTCGAGCGCTCCCATGAGATCGGAGGTATTGCCCGGGTCATCAAGGAGATTGCGGACCAGACGAATCTACTGGCGCTCAATGCCGCCATCGAGGCGGCGCGAGCCGGAGAACAGGGGAGAGGGTTTGCCGTCGTTGCCGACGAGGTCCGCAAGTTGGCAGAACGAACCAGCCTGGCGACGGATCAAATTACCGGCATGATCGAAGGAATCCACAAAGACACAGCGAATGTTGTCGATGGTATGCGGGCGGTAGGTCCTCAGGTGTTGCTGGGTGTTGAAATCGTGGGCAAGACCGGGTCGGCGCTTCGCAAGATCAGTGATGCGACGCAGGTGGCTAAAGACAACGTCAGCGAAGTCGCCGCCGCAACCAGCGAGCAGAGTCAGGCGAGCGCGACGGTTGCGCGCAATGTCGAGCAGATATCGAGCATGATCGAAGCGTCAGCGAAGTCAGTCGAGCAAGCCAATGCAAACGTTCGGATGCTGGAGCAATTGGCCAATGAGCTGAGAAGTTCCGCAGCCCGTTTTCAAGTGTGAGTACGGACTGGTGCCGGGCGCTGTCGTTTCTTCGGCGCCGCCAAAAATAGAAAGAGCTGCGAGCAGAATGCCGGCAGCTCTTTGTGCGTCTTCGAGACGGCTGTCGTCAGACCTTGCGATAAACCTCGGCGCCGGCTTTCACGAATTCCACCGCTTTCGTTTCCATTCCCTTTTCCAGTGCGACTTGCTCGTCGATTCCCTGTTGTGCTGCGAAGTCGCGGACGTCTTGCGTGATCTTCATCGAGCAGAAGTGCGGACCGCACATTGAACAGAAATGCGCGACCTTGGCCGACTCCTTCGGTAGCGTTTCGTCGTGGAAGCTTCTCGCCCGGTCGGGATCGAGACCGATGTTGAACTGATCATCCCAACGGAATTCGAAGCGTGCCTTGCTCATCGCATTGTCGCGGATTTGCGCGCCGGGATGGCCCTTGGCAAGATCGGCTGCGTGGGCCGCGAGCTTGTAGGTAATGATGCCTTCCTTGACGTCGTCCTTGTTTGGCAGGCCGAGATGCTCCTTCGGCGTGACGTAGCAGAGCATGGCGGTACCGTACCAGCCGATCATCGCAGCGCCGATGCCGCTGGTGATGTGATCGTATCCCGGCGCAATGTCGGTCGTCAGCGGACCCAGGGTGTAGAACGGCGCTTCCTTGCAGTACTCGAGTTGAAGGTCCATGTTTTCCTTGATCATATGCATCGGCACATGACCCGGGCCTTCGATGAAGACCTGGCAGTCGTGCTTCCAGGCGATATCCGTGAGTTCGCCCAGCGTCTTGAGTTCGCTGATCTGCGCTTCGTCGTTGGCGTCGTAGATTGAGCCCGGGCGCAGGCCGTCGCCGAGAGAAAAGCCGACGTCATAGGCCTTCATGATGTCGCACATCTCTTCGAAGTGCGTGTACAGGAAGCTCTCCTTGTGATGCGCCAGGCACCATTTGGCCATGATCGAGCCGCCGCGCGAGACGATGCCGGTCATTCGGCTCGCCGTCATCGGCACGTAGCGCAAGAGGACGCCGGCATGAATGGTGAAATAGTCGACGCCCTGTTCGGCCTGTTCGATCAATGTGTCGCGGAAAATCTCCCAACTGAGTTCCTCGGCCTTGCCGTTTACCTTTTCCAGCGCCTGGTAAATCGGCACGGTGCCGATTGGCACCGGTGAATTGCGGATGATCCATTCGCGCGTTTCATGGATGTTCTTGCCGGTGGACAAGTCCATGACCGTGTCGCCGCCCCAGCGGATCGACCAGGTCATTTTCTCGACTTCTTCCTGGATGCTGGAGCCGAGCGCCGAATTGCCGATGTTGGCGTTGATCTTGGTCAGGAAGTTGCGGCCGATGATCATCGGCTCGGCTTCCGGATGGTTGATGTTTGCCGGAATGACGGCGCGGCCGCGCGCCACTTCGCTGCGCACGAATTCGGGTGTGATCTCGTCGGGAATGCTTGCGCCGAAGTGCTGGCCGGCATGCTGCCGGGTCATCAGGGCGGCGAGTTTCTTGCCTTGGGGCCCGGCACTCTGGAGTGATTCGATATAGGCGCGGCGGTTGTTGTTTTCTCGGATGGCGATGAATTCCATCTCTGGTGTGATGATGCCTTGCCGCGCGTAGTACATCTGGGTAACGTTGCGTCCCGGCTTGGCGCGCAGCGGCTTCCTGTGCAGGCCGGGGAAACGGAGTTCGTCGAGCGAGGTATCGGCGGCGCGCTGGCGTCCGAATTCCGAACTCAGGTCGTCGAGCCTTTCGGTATCGCCGCGTTCGGCAATCCAGCCGGCACGCAGCGCCGGCAGGCCCTGGCGGATGTCGACTTTCTGTTGCGGATCGCCGTAGGGGCCGGAGCAGTCATAGACGAAAATCGGCGGATTTTTTTCGCCGCCGAAGGCCGTCGGGGTGTCGTCCTGAGAAATTTCGCGCATTGGCACCCGGATGTCAGGCCGGCTGCCCTCGACGTAGATTTTCCGTGAATTCGGCAGCGGCTGAATGGCCGCTTCGTCGACGTGTGCGGTGGCGGCAATGAATTTCTCGTTGGCGTTCATGATGCGAGCTTCCTGTGAAATGGACGGCGATAACCGTGGGCAACAAGGCTTTAGGCCGAGGGCCAAAGCGCATGAAAGTGGTGGACCGGGCCGTGGCCTTGAGAAGAGGAGGCTACGTTCAGCTGCCCGGAGCGTGCAATGGCGCGCGCCAGCCAGGCATGCGCGTCGCGTACCGCCGCGGGGACGTCGGGACGTTGCGGCAACAGGGCGGCAATGGCGGACGAATAGGTGCAGCCGGTGCCATGCGTGTTCTTCGTGTCGATGCGGCGACCGGGCAATTCAATCATTGCATCACCGTCAAAGAGCAGATCCACAAGTTCGCCGCCGGGCAGATGACCGCCCTTGAGCAAAACCCAGCGCTGGCCCGCGTGCGGCAGGATTTCGCGCAGTTTCTCGGCGGCGCGCCGCATGTCACGGACCGATTCCGGTGCCGTTTGCCGTAGCAGCACGCCGGCTTCCGGCAGGTTGGGCGTGATCATGGTGGCGAGCGGGAACAGCGCTTCGCGCAACATGGTGATGGCCGAATCGGCGAGCAAGGCGTCACCGCTCTTGGCGATCATGACCGGGTCCAGCACCAGATAGGGCGAGTTTCGGTTTTCCAGGCCTTCCGCGACGGTACGGACGACGCCGGCATTGCCAAGCATGCCGATCTTGACACTGGCGATGGGGACGTCGTCGAAAAGGGTGTCGATCTGCTGGCGGATGAAAGCTTCCGGCGGCAGATGGACTGCCGTGACGGCGCGAGTGTTCTGGGCGGTCAGTGCGGCAACGATGCCGCAGCCGTAAGCGCCGAGTGCGGAGAATGTCTTCAGGTCGGCCAGGAGTCCGGCACCGCCGGACGGATCGATCCCGGCGATCGAGACGACATTGGGTATGGTCCCTTGCGTCGAGGCGACAGACTGCCCGGAGAAAGCGGAGAATTGCGAAAATGTTGCGTTCATTACGTTTCCCTACGACGGCATTACCCGTACAGGTTCAGAGGGTATTATCTCAGCCCTGTCTGCTGTGACAGAGCACCCCAAGCGAGACCGATCACGGTACTGGAATTGGCGACCGATGGCAAGATTCGCTGTTCTTTGACGCAAATCGGGGCGATTCGGTTCCCGCCGATTCGAATAGCGCTAAAGAATTGCCGCGTGGGTCCGTGAATATGTAGATGGGACGAAAAATCATAACTGCAGCGGTCTTGGCCGTCTTGCCTGCGCTGGCCGTGCCGCCGTGCGCGCTGGCGGCGTGGCAGCTGGTGGCGACCGAGCAGGGCAAGCGGGTCGAAATCGAGCGGGACAGCATCGCAACTGGCGATGGTGGCGAAATTCGGGTGCGCGGCCGGATCGTGCTCGACCGGTCAATCATCGACCCCAGGACTTCGTCCCTGTATCGCGTCATCGAGATTTACAACCGCTTTGATTGCAGCGAGCGGACGTATGCAACGCTGAAACGCTCTTACATCAAGGAAAACGGCGAGTTGCTGCGCCAGGAAGAAGTGCGCATGCCGGACAACATGCCGGTACGATCCGGGACGCCGGACGATCGCCTGTTCCGCGAGGCTTGTCGCCCCGGGTCGTCTGCCGGCGCACGGCCGGTGAATCTGGGCCAGACGGTCGATCGCGTGAACGAAGCGGCGTCGGAGTTGCGTCAGGTCAATCAGATGATGATCGACAAGGAGGTCAAGAAGGAAGCCTCGCGTTCGCGGGGCAGAATTGCTCATTCGCCCGACGGGCTGGCGGGGGGGGCGGCCCGGAACGCGAAGAAGTCTCTTCCGGCACCGACGGTTGCGTGGGCGTACGAGGGCGCAGGAGCGCCGGAGCGCTGGGCGGCGATGCGCTCGGAGTATGCCGTCTGCGCTTTCGGCAATCGCCAGTCGCCGATCGATATCCGCGACGGGATTGCCGTCGATCTTGAGCCGATCCAGTTTTCCTATAGTCCGGTGAAATTCAAGGTCGTCGATGCCGGCAGGAGTCTGCTCGTCATGAGTTACGGTGGTGCTTTCGGGTTGCTTGGAAAGAACTATGCATTGACGCAGATGCTTTTCCATCGTCCCGGCGAAACGACTGTGGGCGGACGTTCCTTCGACATGGAAGTCCAGTTGATGCATCGTGCCGAGGATGGGCAGCAGGCGATCGTTTCGATCCTGCTTGAACGTGGGGCGGAGAATCCTGTCATCCAGTCGATTCTGAACAATCTGCCACTGGAGCGCGGCGGGGAGGTGGCGCCGGTGGCGCAACTGCTTGATCTGGAGCGCTTGTTGCCCGCCGAGCGGCGCTATTACGCGTTCATGGGGTCGCTGACCATGCCGCCGTGCACGGAGGATGTGCTGTGGCTGGTGCTCAAGCAGACACAGTCGATTTCGTCGGAACAACTCGCGATCTTCCAGCGTTTGTATCCGCCCAATGCTCGTCCGGTTCAGCCCGGCTCCAACCGTATCATCAAGGAATCGCGCTAGTCGTCTGGCTGTTTGCCGGAGACTCAAATCGCTCCGGCTTGCGGTATTGTTCACCTGTTCCGATCCCGGGCTGCGTTCGATTCGATCCTTATGCCAAGACGTTTCCTTGATGTGCTGGCGATGCTGGCCTTGCTCGTTGTGGCGGGTTTCCTTGCCTACCATTACAGCCTCAAGACGGGGATTCGCGAGCGTCAGGAGATCGCCGCCCATCGCTTGGAAACGTTTTCGGCGGCGTTGTTCTCGCCGATGGATAAATACGACTATCTGCCCGAAATCACGGCGGAGCATCCGTTGGTGGCGGCCGCCCTCGAAAAGGCCGACGATGCGGCACGGATACGCCGGCTCAATGTTTATCTTGAAGGTCTGAACCGTATCGCGCGTACCGAGGCCATTTATGTTCTCGACGAAAACGGTCTGACGATTGCGTCGAGCAACTGGCGCGATGCAGTGACTTTTCTCGGCAACAACTACTATTTCCGTCCCTACTATCACGATGCGATCCTGCAAGGGAAAGGGCGCTTTTTCGGTGTCGGCACGGTCAGCCAGTTGCCGGGATACTATCTTTCGCATCGGGTGAGAACGCCCGGCGATTTACTTGGGGTTGTCGTTGTCAAGGTCGATCTGGGGGATCTCGATGCGCGTTGGGACGATGGACAAGACACGATGGTGGTCACCGATGAGAACGGGATCGCTTTCCTGAGTTCGCGCAAGGATTGGAAGTATCGGGCGCTACGGGCGCTGGACCCGCACCTGCTGGCGGAACTCGAGCGGACGCAGCAATACGGGACTCGCCTCAAGCCGCCTGTTCTCCAGCGTGTGGAGCGCCAGCTCGATCACGGTGATCGCATCGTGCGCGTGACGGTAACCGAGGTGGAGGGCGTGCCGACGGAGCACCGTTTTCTGGTACGGAGCGCCGCCTTGCAAGGGGCAAAATGGGAAGTGGGCATCTATACGCCGTTGGAGGAAACCGAGTCCCGGGCACGTCTGGTTGCGCTGGCGGTAAGCGCCGGGGCAATCATCCTGATCCTGATGGCGATGTACTGGCAACTGATTCAGCGCCGGCGGGTGGAAAAGGAAGAGTCGCAAAGGGCCTTGCAGAAGGCGCAT
Proteins encoded in this region:
- the glnK gene encoding P-II family nitrogen regulator, with amino-acid sequence MKMITAIIKPFKLDEVREALSVVGVNGITVTEVKGFGRQKGHTELYRGAEYVVDFLPKVKVEAAIEDSILDQAIEAIEKSANTGKIGDGKIFVFDLEQVVRIRTGETGEAAL
- a CDS encoding accessory factor UbiK family protein codes for the protein MNDSLNGVEHTNARQGRTSTWRAIQKIFYELYAYNKQQETALMNCTALAQFHRELAPRQCRRAPHSAVLDLRKNPDTEATMLDPKIFEELSAKLSAIAAATPAADIEKNVRALLSGFFSRLDLVTREEFDIQAQVLQRTREKLSALEERVARMENATPPDTNASR
- a CDS encoding dienelactone hydrolase family protein codes for the protein MSDAKGPSPEFDSLVPSVSFTRRSFVVSALGAGFALSVQPIMAQTVIHTDTTGLSCGETRIPVADGELPAYVARPATGMKFPTILVIQEIFGVHEHIKDVCRRLAKQGYLAIAPELYARQGDPRQFSNVQELMSQVVSKVPDTQVLSDLDACAVWAERNEGDGARLGITGFCWGGRIAWLYAAHNPKIRAGVAWYGRIVGDKSALTPEHPIDVGAALHGPVLGLYGGQDQGIPLDTVAAMRGVLARGTAASKASSIVIYDDAPHAFHADYRPSYRKEAAEDGWRRLLAWFRANGV
- a CDS encoding methyl-accepting chemotaxis protein; the protein is MKLSTRLGLVVGLAALGTLILVLVALQVLRMTMLEDRRVQITQTLNLASKQVDYFIAMEQNGTLSREEAQARAKEAAFGLRDGNDYVFVRDFVGTLLVHPDPKRVGKVDMGSKVPDGRTTLQVYLDGLKNQNPALVEILTAKPGTSEPVPKLNGVAKVPAWDWMIGYGLFIDDIDAAYRKNAIYFGLIGCAVFVTVVVVALIMARRIYGALGGEPEYAAEMARAIAEGDLSQRIECTGASGSLMSSIGMMQKSLHGIIQAIKKNADRVGEASVSLTCQMGQVNSASLQSLDAITATAAAIEEIAVSVNHISQSAKETEVNAVNATQLALDGESLVNNASEEFQRAAKQVDDASAMIGGLVERSHEIGGIARVIKEIADQTNLLALNAAIEAARAGEQGRGFAVVADEVRKLAERTSLATDQITGMIEGIHKDTANVVDGMRAVGPQVLLGVEIVGKTGSALRKISDATQVAKDNVSEVAAATSEQSQASATVARNVEQISSMIEASAKSVEQANANVRMLEQLANELRSSAARFQV
- a CDS encoding C40 family peptidase codes for the protein MAYTDAMQNRRHWILLATLIVAACGSVPPVAERPAASQTAPERQSTAKSNEVVLFALGLIDTGYRFGGKNPEAGLDCSGMVSYIFNQATGLKVTGNAAEIARKGLPVEKSRLRPGDLVFFNTRNAPFSHVGVYIGDDRFVHAPSSTGRVRIDRLSASYFAARFEAARSYFD
- a CDS encoding TorF family putative porin, which encodes MKKILLATLLASAFSVPALAQTAAAPEATPSPLTGNLGLFSTYRFRGIDQTNARPALQGGFDYAHSSGFYVGNWNSNVQSGAGYPGANLEMDFYGGYKTSFGDFGVDVGALYYYYPGSDSASGRTGAPTNNRTNKVATGAVNNKELYIAGSWKTVSLKYSQAIGDYFSTPDTKNSSYLDLTGTYDLGEGWGLVGHVGHLNFKNMNNANYTDWKLGVTKDYSGWLVGASYIATDAKGDCSKSEFYCLSNSNGTSSRNAGKATAVLSVSRTF
- the amt gene encoding ammonium transporter; this translates as MKKLLAVLAFVSALGLFTSAFAADTAAPAAATAVTATAAAPAAAAAAPAPIVNKGDNAWVLVSAALVILMSIPGLALFYGGLVRSKNMLSVLMQVFVTFSLISVLWVVYGYSLSFTEGGSFLGTLDKLFLKGVTVDSIAATFTKGVGISELAYVVFQGAFAAITCGLIVGAFAERAKFSAVLVFMVLWFTFSYLPMAHMVWYWAGPDAYIDAAAGEAAGKTAGFLFQKGALDFAGGTVVHINAAVAGLVGAYLMGKRIGYGRESMAPHGLTFTMIGASLLWFGWFGFNAGSALEASGGAALAMVNTWVATAAAAMSWMLAEWMLKGKPSMLGAASGAVAGLVAITPAAGFVGVVGAIVIGLLAGVICLWGVNGLKRLLGADDSLDVFGVHGVGGILGSILTGVFCAPSLGGTGVYDYVANAVGEYDMVAQVISQCWGVGTAIVWSGVVSVIAYKLVDMFIGLRVPEEEEREGLDVTSHGESAYKF
- a CDS encoding helix-turn-helix transcriptional regulator; this encodes MKKTTKEANKEQALLLEQVNEIARGLGETFAPFCEVVVHDLLHPDHAILAIYNNLSGRDVGSPATELGMARVTDPEFPQIVSNYANQLPDGRQIKSTSIGIKDSRGRYIAALCLNVDLSLFRGLQNVLEQFGMIGALLNINESIRPGASSLGQVRVDPIRIQPVGGGSETICARIDQFAALHSTTPRALKSAQRRALVRELKSAGFLNIRKSMETVAQYLGVSRATVYNDAR